Genomic DNA from Phyllopteryx taeniolatus isolate TA_2022b chromosome 10, UOR_Ptae_1.2, whole genome shotgun sequence:
CCGTGAACGCCCAAAGCGGCGTCGTCAGCGCCGTGCGCTCCTTCGACTACGAGCGGATGAAGCGGCTGGACTTTGCGGTGCGAGCGCAGGACGGAGGCTCCCCTCCTCTCTGTAGCAACGTGAGCGTGGGCGTCCTGATCCGGGACCAGAACGACAACGCCCCTCAGGTCCTGTACCCGGTCCAGCCGCACGCCGAAATGGTGCCTCGTTCGGCAGACGCGGGCTATCTGGTGACTAAAGTGGTGGCCGTGGATGTGGACTCTGGACAGAACGCCTGGCTCTCCTATAAAGTGCAGCACAAATTTGGGGGCGCAGACAGGGGGGCGCTGTTTGAAGTGGGCCTCCACAATGGAGAAATGCGAACTGTCCGCCAAGTGACTGATAAAGATGCTGTCAAACAAAGACTGACTGTCGTAGTGGAGGACAACGGGCAGCCCTCTCGTTCGGCTACGGTCGCGGTCAACGTGGCGCTGGCGGACGGCTTCCCCGAAGTGCTGAGGTCGGAGTTCGCCGACGACTTTAGCGAGGACTACGACGACCGGCTGACTTTTTACTTAGTCTCGGCTTTGGCCGCGGTCTCCTTCCTCTTCGTCGCCTGCTTGCTGCTTATCGTGTCGCTCAAAGTGTACAGGTGGAGACGGTCTCGCGTCCTGTACCGCTCCGACCTCCCCGTCATTCCGTATTATCCGCCGCGCTACTGCGACACGTTGGGGACGGCGGGGACGCTCCCGCACGTCTACAATTACGAGGCTGCCAAGAGTCACGTGACGAACACGCAAGCCGTGAGTCAAAGTTTAGTGAGTGTGGACGGAGCGGACGCTGACGTGCCGCACGGCGGCGAGCAGACGTCGGGGAACTGCTCTCGGATGTCGACTTTGGTGAGTCAAATCAGTACACTTTTTTCaatatatgtttgttttcagagtTTATATCACGGAGAAGCCTTGTTCTTGGAttgatacatattttaaagtcattacatttcatttacagTCGTGTTCAGAACCTGAAAGCCATGCTAGATTAAAAGTACACAGAAATAGGGCATCTTCTCATTGGAAAGGGGAGAAGagatttggtggtggaacctcaaagtaaagaaaattattcaaggaaagaggttagctgagaagaagtggaacactgagaggaggcgaaatgaatacattgagatgcgatgtCGGGCAAAGGTCGAGGTGGCAAacgccaaacgaggcatatgatgacatgtatgccaggttggacactaaagaaggagaaaaggatctatacaggttggccagacagagggagagagatgggaaggatgtgcagcaggttagggtgattaaggacagagatgaaaatgtgttgactggtgccagcagtgtgctagctagatggaaagaatactttgaggagttgatgaatgaggaaaatgagagagaagggagagtagaagaggcaagtgtggtggaccaggaagtggcaatgattagtaagggggaagttagaaaggcatgaaagaggatgaaaaatcgaaaggctgttggtcctgatgacattcctgtggagtttCTGAAGCatgtaggagaggtggctggggagtttttgaccatcttgttcaacagaattctagcggataagaagatgcctgaggaatgcgagcaacagtatggtttcatgcctagaaacaGTAGCACATAATttaccttgaggatgttgatggaaaagtacagagaaggtcagaaggagcaacattgtgtctttgtagatctagagaaagcctacgacagagtacccagagaggaactgtggtactgcatgcggaggtctggagtggcagagaagtatgttagaaaaatacaggacatgtatgcgggcaacagaacagtggtgagttgtgacagaggagttgaaggtggaggtgggagtgcatcagggatcagcctcgAGCCCCTTCCTGCTTGCAGTGGTAATGGCTATCCACTAATAGTTGAATCAACATAAAATTTTAAGGCAGCCAGGTTCGCCCTTTTTTCATAGCTCAAGTGACAAGCTGCTTCGTTTTGCTGTCAACTCACTTCATCAATGACCGCAAGCGTGCACTTGTTGACTATTTCCAACTCGGTAAAAGGTCTCTTATATCTGCATCATCAGGGTACCGGTTTGGTACTTGTTGCGTTCGGCAGGCAAAATAAATACTTCTCAGTCCATTCCCACTGGAATTGCCGGTTTTCAACAtccactttgtgtttttttcggCTTTCAGAGAGACATTTTGAAGCCTGTCTTGTTTCTCTAACTTTGTAGCGAGGAGCAATGTCGTCTCaacttatttttcttgtttcaaCAGCGCAGACAACATGTGACATAGCAAGTGTTTGTGTTGTGACTCGTATGGGTTTTACAAGTCTCAAAAGTATGCAGACTCACAAAGTGTTCAGACCATTCATTCCCAGAGTTAGAGTAACATGAACATTGGCACCTCCGTTTACCGCACTGCAAATTAACGGACGGtacatgtgtccaaaaataatttccagttgtcacttaaaccGGTGTTGACAAGGTCTGatcgttccagaattggccactgtagTTTACTGGTAGGACACGCCCCCACGAGATCACCATCCCAAACATGGATACATTTTGtccgaaataaaaacaaaacaagtttgttctggttaggtttagggcgaGGGTTGGGGCTAAAGCGTTTTAAGATGGGTTAAGCATTAGGGTGGGTTAAGTAAGTGGGAAACATACGAACGCCGCCACACTTTTATCAAatacttcttttcccgtctggaagcagtagggcgtgtttTACAGGTGTttaacagccaatcatagtgtaGCGGCTCGTGACCTGGAGCCAGTAAGATTGGAGCAGGGTGTGTCCTGTCCAGAAGACTGAGATGCACCTATTTCCgtgtcacagatatacaatataacAAGATTCAACCAACAGACGTAactcccgtgcctatgtggcggccatgttgaatgtggcaacaCTCAATTGTattgacgtggtggccatgATGGCACGTGTTCTATCAATTGTTGCATAGAGTTCTTCGCAGCGAGAGCACATATGGCTGTGGTGTTCACTCAAAGAGCAATACGACAATAttgaacatgctatttttggtgccgtaatgtttttttgtttttttttgtatgccaaGCTATTCATCGATGGCAAAgcatttggaactaggaagcacactaattcgtCGTGACTCACAAAAGCGCGTGGCCTATGACAAATATGTCAGCAATGTCGACATAAAGCACATCAGTGTTGAAAGTTTGGATGAAATTGCAAactttacaaacattttcacgttttaaaaaaatatttatttccaataaATTGGTACCTTACTGGGCATTTTAGGACatgaaaaagcacaaaatacaaattttgtactgtacagaaaTATGGGTGCAAATGGCCACCAAAAAATGGCTTCAATAGAACGGACAATCAGCTGTAACAGACGAGCCTCTGCCTGTAATcgtctgttaaatcgaggttccactgtatgtcaaTATTCTGGAACTAGACATCGAAAAGATGCAGCCTCatcaataatgtattttttttttattgttgtcataTTACATAATGATAAGACGGAGTGGACGAGTCGTGCATTGTACTTTTCCAAATAATGTTTCGCTCGCCCCAAAGTGAGCAGTGAGCTCCTCGTGCAGTCTTGTCtctgtccatggtgctgaagGGCAGCTTCCAAGGGATTTGTTGACCATCGCTCGTTCTGAAGAATTCCAATCAATAATCATCATTTATATCATTGGTATTACTCTTTCGCACACAACGTCCTGCCTGTAACTGTGTTGATTAGCTGTTTGTTCAGGTGACAACCTTAACTCGGAAAATgtctttattaattttttaaatatatttaatgcgGTTATTTAACAGGACAGAACATattcaagatgtttttttttcccccccatgttGAAGCTTTTATTCTAACTGGGCAGTTTGGCATATCGGCCTCTAAGGGGCGCTGTTACATGGTAAATGGATGTGTTGGCGctgtgtgatgcagtgcagctccCTCCTCTGTCGCTGCCATTTGGCACCAGAGAGCTTCGCGTGAACGACGTACAATCGTTGAGCTCAAATAACGCGCATCTGATTGCGCCTGCTTTGGTTCTGTCTTTTTTTCGATTGCGTCCCTTTATTggaatatttttaatttcatatgGAGGCTAAAAACATTCATCCGAGCCGAGGAGGAATGCGATGGCGACGCGCGGCCGGCCTCTTTgtcttttggtgtttttttctccacgcgAGCGAGGCCCAAATCCGCTACTCAATCCCCGAGGAGATGAAAAAAGGCTCGCTCGTCGGAAATGTGGCCCAAGATCTCGGTTTGGATCTGAAAAGACTCCGTTCTGGGCGGGCCCGCATCGTGACCGGGGAGAACGTCCAGTACGCCGAGCTGAGGGCGGACAAAGGGCTCCTGGTTGTCCATGAGAGGATAGATCGAGAACAGCTGTGTGGAGACGTGACGCCGTGCAGCTTCACCTTCGAGATTTTGTTGGAAAACCCCATGGAATTGCACCCGGTCACCATCGAAGTGTTGGACGTCAACGACAACGCGCccacttttgaaaataaacatttagaaTTCGAAATTAGCGAGTCTGCTGCGCTTGCCTCCCGTTTTGTGTTGGAGGCTGCGTATGATGCTGACGTGGGTGCAAACGATTTGCAGAGCTACATTTTAACACCGAGTGATCATTTTGTGTTGAAGCAACACGTCAGTCCGGGAGGAAGTAAACATGCAGAAATGGTCCTGCAGAAAGCCTTAGACAGAGAACAGCAGCCGCGACTTTCCCTTAAATTAGTGGCTGTGGACGGTGGGAATCCACAGAGGTCAGGTACGGTAAATATAGATATTAACATTCAAGATGCAAATGATAATGCGCCCGTCTTTAATCAAACCGTTTATAAAGCAAAAGTGACAGAAAATGCAGCAAAAGGCTCTCACGTTGTGACTGTGAATGCCACTGATGCTGATAGTGGTTCATATGGGAAAGTCACATACTcgttttcaaaatcaaaagcaGGAATTGCAGATATCTTTCATATTGATGAGATGACAGGATGCATATCGGTCGTAAAACAAATCGATTATGAAAAAGACAAGTCAATAGAATTCATGGTTGAAGCCAAAGATCAAGGTGCATTAACAGACTCCACCAAAGTGGAAATCGAAGTCCTGGATTTGAATGATAATGTCCCCGTCCTCAACGTGATGTCCTTCACGAGTCCGGTTTCAGAAGACTCCCCGGCTGGTACCACGATCGGTATCATGAACGTAAAAGACCAGGATTCTGGCGAAAACGGTCACGTGAGGTGCGCCATCGAAGGCCGCGTTCCATTTCGCATGAAATCCAACGTGCGCAATTATTTTGCCTTGGTGACCGATGCCGATTTGGATCGCGAAAGCGTGTCCGAATATAACATCACAGTCGTCGCGTCGGACGCCGGCTCGCCTCCCCTCTCCGCCGAGagaacttttcatttgaaagtttCCGACGTGAACGACAACGCTCCTGTGTTTGCCGTCAGCTTTTATCGTGCCAACCTCGCCGAAAACAACTCGCCGGGTGTTTCCGTGCTGAGAGTGAGTGCCAAAGACCCAGATGAAAACCAGAACGCTCGTGTCTCTTACATGTTGGAGCAGGGCGAGATCGGGGGAACTCCGATTGCCTCGTTTGTGTCCGTGAACGCCCAAAGCGGAGTCGTCAGCGCCGTGCGCTCCTTCGACTACGAGCGGATGAAGCGGCTGGACTTTGCGGTGCGAGCGCAGGACGGAGGCTCCCCTCCTCTCTGTAGCAACGTGAGCGTGGGCATCCTGATCCGGGACCAGAACGACAACGCCCCTCAGGTCCTGTACCCGGTCCAGCCGCACGCCGAAATGGTGCCTCGTTCGGCAGACGCGGGCTATCTGGTGACTAAAGTGGTGGCCGTGGATGTGGACTCTGGACAGAACGCCTGGCTCTCCTATAAAGTGCAGCACAAATTTGGGGGCGCAGACAGGGGGGCGCTGTTTGAAGTGGGCCTCCACAATGGAGAAATGCGAACTGTCCGCCAAGTGACTGATAAAGATGCTGTCAAACAAAGACTGACTGTCGTAGTGGAGGACAACGGGCAGCCCTCTCGTTCGGCTACGGTCGCGGTGAACGTGGCGCTGGCGGACGGCTTCCCCGAAGTGCTGAGGTCGGAGTTCGCCGACGACTTTAGCGAGGACTACGACGACCGGCTGACTTTTTACTTAGTCTCGGCTTTGGCCGCGGTCTCCTTCCTCTTCGTCGCCTGCTTGCTGCTTATCGTGTCGCTCAAAGTGTACAGGTGGAGACGGTCTCGCGTCCTGTACCGCTCCGACCTCCCCGTCATTCCGTATTATCCGCCGCGCTACTGCGACACTTTGGGGACGGCGGGGACGCTCCCGCACGTCTACAATTACGAGGCGTGCGCCGCCGCCAAGAGTCACGTGACGAACACGCAAGCCGTGAGTCAAAGTTTAGTGAGTGTGGACGGAGCGGACGCTGACGTGCCGCACGGCGGCGAGCAGACGTCGGGGAACTGCTCTCGGATGTCGACTTTGGTGAGTCAAATCAGTACACTTGTTTCaatatatgtttgttttcagagtTTATATCATGGAGAAGCCTTGTTCTTGTATTGATGCATATTTTAAagtcattacatttcatttgcaGTCGTGTGTTCAGAACCTGAAAGCCATGCTAGATTAAAAGTAGACAGAAATAGGGCATCTTCTCGTTGGAAAGGAGAGAAGagatttggtggtggaacctcaaagtccaGGAAATCATTCAAGGAATGAGGTAAGCTgagaagaagtggaacactgagaggaggagaaaggatgaattgaaatgtgatgtagggcaaaggtcgaggtggcaaaggccaaacaagaggcatatgatgacatgtatgccaggttggacactaaagaaggagaaaaggatctctacaggttggccagacagagggagagagatgggaaggatgtgcagcaggttagggtgattaaggacagagatggaaatgtgttgactggtgccagcagtgtgctagctagatggaaagaatactttgaggggttgatgaatgaggaaaatgagagagaagggagagtagaagaggcaagtgtggtggacaaggaagtggcaatgattagtaagggggaagttagaaaggcatgaaagaggatgaaaaatggaaaggctgttggtcctgatgacattcctgtggagtttttgaccatcttgttcaacagaattgaaGATGCCTGGGGAATGCGAGCAACagcatggtttcatgcctagaaagagtaccacagatacattattagccttgaggatgttgatggaaaagtacagagaaggtcagaaggagctacattgtctctgtagatcttgagaaagcctacgacagagtacccagagaggaactgtggtactgcatgcggaggtctggagtgtcagagaagtatgttagaagaaTACAGGACATATATGAGGgcaacagaacagtggtgaggtgtaacagaggagttgaaggtggaggtgggagtgcatcagggatcagcctcgAGCCCCTTCCTGCttgcagtggtaatggataggctgacagatgaggtcagactggaatccccgtggaccatgatgttcgcagatgacgtcgtgatctgcagtgaaagcatcagtctaacctcatccattagcctatccatcaccactgccaacaggaaggggctcagggctgatccctgatgcagtcccccctccaccttaaattcgtctgtcatacctcaccgctgttctgctgccctcgttcatgtcttgtattattctaac
This window encodes:
- the LOC133485295 gene encoding protocadherin beta-12-like; its protein translation is MEAKNIHPSRGGMRWRRAAGLFVFWCFFLHASEAQIRYSIPEEMKKGSLVGNVAQDLGLDLKRLRSGRARIVTGENVQYAELRADKGLLVVHERIDREQLCGDVTPCSFTFEILLENPMELHPVTIEVLDVNDNAPTFENKHLEFEISESAALASRFVLEAAYDADVGANDLQSYILTPSDHFVLKQHVSPGGSKHAEMVLQKALDREQQPRLSLKLVAVDGGNPQRSGTVNIDINIQDANDNAPVFNQTVYKAKVTENAAKGSHVVTVNATDADSGSYGKVTYSFSKSKAGIADIFHIDEMTGCISVVKQIDYEKDKSIEFMVEAKDQGALTDSTKVEIEVLDLNDNVPVLNVMSFTSPVSEDSPAGTTIGIMNVKDQDSGENGHVRCAIEGRVPFRMKSNVRNYFALVTDADLDRESVSEYNITVVASDAGSPPLSAERTFHLKVSDVNDNAPVFAVSFYRANLAENNSPGVSVLRVSAKDPDENQNARVSYMLEQGEIGGTPIASFVSVNAQSGVVSAVRSFDYERMKRLDFAVRAQDGGSPPLCSNVSVGILIRDQNDNAPQVLYPVQPHAEMVPRSADAGYLVTKVVAVDVDSGQNAWLSYKVQHKFGGADRGALFEVGLHNGEMRTVRQVTDKDAVKQRLTVVVEDNGQPSRSATVAVNVALADGFPEVLRSEFADDFSEDYDDRLTFYLVSALAAVSFLFVACLLLIVSLKVYRWRRSRVLYRSDLPVIPYYPPRYCDTLGTAGTLPHVYNYEACAAAKSHVTNTQAVSQSLVSVDGADADVPHGGEQTSGNCSRMSTLVSQISTLVSIYVCFQSLYHGEALFLY